Proteins co-encoded in one Dreissena polymorpha isolate Duluth1 chromosome 12, UMN_Dpol_1.0, whole genome shotgun sequence genomic window:
- the LOC127854289 gene encoding adhesion G protein-coupled receptor B2-like, producing MSLQVKNFTPRNIDQLVTITLTLKKTGYINPVCVFWDFNITRLGQRGGWSTEGCRLANFTDNAATCQCNHLTNFAILMSPITISPEHAKALGIVSAVGCAVSIVCLIITLVIHALVWRFVRSDRVIVVMHLCVALLCALIVFLGGVNRTERRDACVAIAAAIQYFFLVMFFMMLLIGLEILLCVVHVYRTKFRAKVLLPLAWIVPGIIVGVSLGITKTRGYGNSTYCWLDISSGLIWSFVGPALLIICVNILVVIVVFKRMSSLAAMKNKTTKEQLKTWLYSLCVLLPVMGLTWVFGVLAINEGTLIMQYIFAVLNGLQGFFIFLFYCVLNRQVRDALRRRQDRKRSLQTL from the exons ATGAGTCTACAGGTCAAGAATTTCACACCAAGAAATATTGACCAACTGGTTACAATTACATTGACGCTGAAAAAg ACCGGATATATCAATCCAGTATGTGTTTTCTGGGATTTCAATATCAC ACGATTGGGTCAACGCGGCGGCTGGTCGACCGAAGGGTGCAGACTTGCGAACTTCACCGACAACGCAGCAACTTGTCAGTGTAACCACCTGACAAACTTTGCAATTCTTATGAGCCCAATTACAATT TCACCGGAGCACGCAAAGGCGCTTGGGATCGTTTCCGCCGTAGGCTGTGCTGTCTCTATCGTCTGTCTGATTATCACGCTTGTCATTCATGCCTTGGTCTGGAG ATTCGTCCGCTCTGACAGGGTGATCGTTGTCATGCATCTCTGCGTTGCCTTGCTCTGCGCCCTGATCGTCTTCCTCGGAGGAGTCAACCGAACGGAAAGAAGG GACGCATGCGTGGCTATCGCAGCTGCCATCCAGTACTTCTTCCTGGTCATGTTCTTCATGATGTTGCTGATTGGTCTTGAGATTTTGCTTTGCGTCGTGCACGTGTATAGGACCAAGTTCAGAGCCAAGGTCCTCTTACCGCTTGCATGGA TCGTTCCAGGCATAATAGTTGGCGTTTCACTTGGCATTACAAAAACACGGGGGTATGGAAATAGTACATA CTGCTGGTTGGATATCTCCTCCGGACTTATTTGGTCATTTGTGGGACCAGCGTTGCTCATCATTTGT GTGAATATATTAGTAGTTATCGTCGTATTTAAACGCATGTCGTCGTTAGCTGCGATGAAAAACAAAACTACGAAAGAACAACTCAA GACGTGGTTGTACAGTTTATGCGTGTTGTTGCCCGTAATGGGCCTAACGTGGGTGTTTGGTGTTTTGGCAATCAATGAAGGCACGTTGATAATGCAGTATATATTCGCTGTATTGAATGGTCTTCAG GGCTTCTTCATATTTCTCTTCTACTGTGTCCTGAATAGACAG GTTCGAGATGCTCTCAGAAGACGGCAAGACCGGAAGCGAAGTCTCCAGACGCTGTAA